The following are encoded together in the Blautia obeum ATCC 29174 genome:
- a CDS encoding deoxycytidylate deaminase: MAVHIKKREDYISWDEYFMGVAMLSGMRSKDPNSQVGACIVSNDNKILSMGYNGFPKGCSDDEFPWAREGDPLDTKYLYVTHSELNAILNYRGGSLEGAKLYVSLFPCNECAKAIIQAGIKTVVYDCDKYEHTPSVIASKRMLDAAGVRYYKYNRTGREIKLSV; encoded by the coding sequence GTGGCTGTACATATCAAAAAACGTGAGGATTATATTTCCTGGGACGAGTATTTTATGGGAGTGGCAATGCTCTCCGGAATGCGTTCCAAGGATCCGAATTCACAGGTGGGTGCCTGTATTGTCAGCAATGATAACAAGATTCTTTCCATGGGTTATAATGGATTTCCAAAGGGCTGCTCAGATGATGAATTTCCGTGGGCACGTGAAGGAGATCCGCTTGACACCAAGTATCTGTATGTGACTCACAGTGAGCTGAATGCAATCCTGAATTACCGGGGTGGAAGTCTGGAAGGTGCAAAGCTCTATGTTTCGCTTTTTCCGTGCAATGAATGTGCCAAGGCAATCATTCAGGCGGGGATCAAAACGGTTGTATATGACTGTGACAAATACGAACACACACCGTCTGTCATTGCATCCAAAAGGATGCTGGATGCAGCGGGGGTAAGATATTACAAATATAATCGGACAGGAAGGGAAATCAAACTTTCTGTGTAA
- a CDS encoding HD domain-containing protein, with protein MSRLNNLCSMMIEFYRDDPARIQHFIKVHSFAKLIGEEEHLDEKLLYILEAAAYVHDIGIRPAEAKFGRCDGKLQEQEGPAEAEKMLKNLGFDQDVIDRVSYLVGHHHTYTGIEGMDYQILVETDFLVNYFEDHLETESIKKSVKKIFKTETGIRIATEMFFPEEFQMSDTWAQDGLQELDDFIESQGIYIRQ; from the coding sequence ATGAGTAGATTAAACAATCTTTGCAGCATGATGATTGAGTTTTACAGAGATGACCCGGCGAGAATCCAGCACTTTATAAAGGTGCACAGCTTTGCTAAGCTGATCGGGGAGGAAGAGCATCTGGATGAGAAGCTGCTCTATATTCTGGAAGCGGCAGCTTATGTACATGATATTGGAATCCGCCCGGCGGAGGCTAAATTTGGCAGATGTGACGGCAAACTGCAGGAGCAGGAAGGTCCGGCAGAGGCAGAGAAAATGCTGAAGAACCTTGGGTTTGATCAGGATGTGATCGACAGGGTATCCTATCTTGTTGGACACCATCATACATACACGGGTATTGAAGGAATGGATTATCAGATTCTTGTGGAGACTGATTTTCTGGTGAATTATTTTGAAGATCACCTGGAGACAGAATCAATCAAAAAGAGTGTGAAGAAAATCTTTAAAACCGAGACTGGAATCCGGATTGCAACGGAAATGTTCTTCCCGGAAGAATTCCAGATGTCAGATACCTGGGCGCAGGATGGTCTCCAGGAACTGGATGATTTTATTGAATCTCAGGGAATTTATATTCGTCAGTGA
- a CDS encoding L-threonylcarbamoyladenylate synthase codes for MRAEVVAMTGENLDMDAIKKAGDILKAGGLVAFPTETVYGLGGNALDPQASMKIYAAKGRPSDNPLIVHIAELEQLEKITTEIPEGAKILAEKYWPGPLTMILPKADIVPRETTGGLDSVAVRFPSDRIAQELIKAGGGFVAAPSANTSGRPSPTMAEHVEEDLGDAIDMIIDGGQVGIGLESTIVDFTEKVPVVLRPGYISLEMLQETLGDVRMDKGLLITDSSVHPKAPGMKYRHYAPKADLSIIEGNEEDVVACINHLTDEAVAKGLKVGVIATDETKARYAHADVLSIGSREEEETIAHHLYEVLRDFDDDRVDVIYSEAFYTPKMGQAIMNRLLKAAGHKIINAQEENK; via the coding sequence ATGAGAGCTGAAGTTGTGGCTATGACGGGTGAGAACCTGGATATGGATGCCATAAAAAAGGCAGGAGATATTTTGAAGGCGGGTGGACTGGTCGCGTTTCCTACCGAGACTGTATATGGACTTGGCGGAAATGCACTGGATCCGCAGGCTTCCATGAAAATATACGCAGCGAAAGGAAGACCGTCAGATAATCCGCTGATCGTACACATCGCAGAGCTGGAGCAGTTAGAGAAGATTACGACAGAGATACCTGAGGGAGCAAAGATCCTTGCTGAGAAATACTGGCCGGGGCCGCTTACCATGATCCTCCCGAAAGCGGATATCGTGCCGCGAGAGACTACCGGTGGTCTGGACAGTGTTGCGGTTCGTTTTCCGAGTGACAGGATCGCACAGGAACTGATAAAGGCCGGTGGTGGTTTTGTGGCAGCACCGAGTGCCAATACGTCAGGCAGACCAAGTCCGACGATGGCAGAACATGTGGAAGAAGATCTTGGCGATGCCATTGATATGATCATTGATGGTGGACAGGTGGGAATCGGGTTGGAATCCACAATCGTTGACTTCACGGAGAAGGTTCCAGTCGTTCTGCGTCCGGGCTATATTTCACTGGAAATGCTTCAGGAGACACTCGGAGATGTACGGATGGATAAGGGACTTCTGATCACAGACAGCAGTGTACATCCGAAAGCACCGGGAATGAAATATCGTCATTATGCGCCTAAAGCAGATCTTTCTATTATAGAAGGAAATGAAGAGGACGTTGTTGCATGCATCAATCACCTGACGGACGAAGCAGTTGCAAAAGGCCTTAAGGTCGGTGTCATTGCAACAGATGAAACGAAGGCGCGTTATGCGCATGCGGATGTTCTTAGCATCGGCAGCAGAGAAGAAGAGGAAACGATCGCTCATCATCTGTACGAGGTTTTACGAGACTTCGATGATGACAGAGTGGATGTTATTTATTCAGAAGCGTTTTACACGCCAAAGATGGGGCAGGCTATTATGAACCGTCTTCTAAAGGCGGCAGGACATAAAATCATAAATGCACAGGAGGAAAATAAATGA
- the rpiB gene encoding ribose 5-phosphate isomerase B — translation MIALGCDHGGYELKQEIIKYLEENNIEYKDFGCDSTDSTDYPIYAKRVAIAIQNGDCEKGILICGTGIGISITANKFKGIRAALCSDCFSAEATRLHNNANILAMGGRVVGPGLAVKIVDTFLNTPFSEEERHIRRIKQIEEDTDITDAYPEI, via the coding sequence ATGATAGCATTAGGATGTGACCATGGCGGTTATGAACTGAAACAGGAGATTATTAAATATTTAGAGGAAAACAATATCGAATATAAAGATTTCGGATGTGACAGTACAGATTCTACGGATTATCCGATCTATGCCAAAAGAGTAGCCATTGCGATTCAGAATGGTGACTGTGAAAAAGGTATTCTGATCTGTGGAACAGGCATCGGTATTTCTATCACAGCAAATAAATTCAAAGGTATTCGTGCAGCTCTTTGTTCCGACTGCTTCAGTGCAGAGGCAACAAGACTTCATAACAATGCCAATATTCTTGCAATGGGCGGCAGAGTAGTCGGACCTGGACTGGCAGTCAAGATCGTGGATACATTCCTGAATACACCGTTCTCAGAGGAAGAACGTCATATCCGCAGAATCAAACAGATCGAAGAGGATACAGATATCACAGACGCTTATCCGGAAATCTAA
- a CDS encoding AAA family ATPase, with amino-acid sequence MTDRKKLPIGIDIFEKLDRSEFYYIDKTGMIEELLQNRSEVNLFTRPRRFGKSLNMSMLKTFFEIGSNPALFDGLKISENKEICTKYMGQFPVISISLKSVEGLSFQAACGALKTVIGTEALRFSFLEESSALSDADKKLYRQLIEIGTSENGLFVMTTEALVSSLKILSSLLGRHYGRQVILLIDEYDVPLDKAFQYGYYDEMVSLIRSIFGNALKTNPDLYFAVLTGCLRISKESIFTGLNNLKVLTLTDVRFDEYFGFTDAEVRDMLAYYDLSGRYEEVKEWYDGYRFGNVEVYCPWDVINYCDLLKADSEAHPQDYWSNTSGNAMVRRFIDKADTRTRNEIEKLISGEEIVKEIRQELTYSELDSSIENLWSVLFTTGYLTQRGQVGTDTFKLAIPNLEIRRLFIKQIREWFRETSQSDGETLNEFCNAFPRQNPKKIEELFGDYLWNTISIRDTAPAKKENFYHGILLGLLGYKSNWLIKSNAESGIGYSDILVEVPDNRTGIVIELKYAENGNMDAACEEALKQIEDRDYTARLRDDGMRNIIKYGIACYKKNCKVVLG; translated from the coding sequence ATGACAGATCGTAAGAAGCTGCCAATCGGAATAGACATTTTTGAAAAACTGGATCGATCGGAATTCTACTATATTGATAAGACCGGGATGATTGAAGAACTGCTACAGAATCGAAGTGAAGTAAATCTGTTTACTCGCCCAAGGCGTTTCGGCAAATCCCTGAATATGAGCATGTTGAAGACCTTCTTTGAAATAGGAAGTAATCCTGCCCTGTTTGATGGTCTGAAGATTTCTGAGAACAAAGAAATCTGTACAAAGTATATGGGGCAGTTTCCGGTGATTTCTATCAGTCTGAAAAGTGTGGAGGGATTATCCTTTCAGGCGGCCTGTGGTGCACTGAAGACAGTTATAGGAACAGAGGCGTTGAGGTTTTCGTTTTTGGAAGAAAGCTCTGCTTTATCTGATGCGGATAAGAAACTCTACAGACAGCTTATCGAAATTGGAACATCGGAAAATGGTCTGTTTGTTATGACTACGGAAGCGCTTGTTTCGAGCCTTAAGATTTTATCATCATTGTTGGGCAGGCATTATGGCAGGCAGGTTATTCTTTTGATCGATGAATATGATGTGCCTTTGGACAAAGCTTTTCAGTATGGATATTATGATGAGATGGTGTCTTTGATCAGAAGTATCTTCGGCAATGCATTGAAGACAAATCCGGATCTTTATTTCGCTGTTTTGACAGGGTGCCTGAGAATTTCTAAAGAAAGTATTTTTACAGGCTTAAATAATTTGAAGGTTCTGACCCTCACAGATGTCAGGTTCGATGAATATTTTGGCTTCACAGATGCAGAAGTAAGAGACATGCTTGCGTATTATGATCTGTCTGGACGATATGAAGAAGTTAAAGAGTGGTATGATGGCTACCGGTTTGGAAATGTAGAAGTATATTGTCCGTGGGATGTGATCAATTACTGTGATCTGTTAAAAGCAGATTCCGAGGCGCATCCACAGGATTACTGGTCAAATACGAGCGGAAATGCCATGGTGCGCAGGTTTATTGACAAAGCGGATACGCGAACAAGAAATGAGATCGAGAAGCTGATTTCCGGTGAAGAAATCGTGAAAGAAATTCGACAGGAACTGACATACAGTGAGCTGGACAGCAGTATTGAGAATCTATGGAGTGTGCTTTTTACGACTGGTTATCTGACGCAGAGAGGACAGGTTGGCACAGATACATTTAAACTGGCTATTCCGAATCTGGAAATCCGCAGGCTGTTTATCAAACAGATTCGGGAGTGGTTTAGAGAAACTTCCCAAAGTGACGGAGAGACTCTGAATGAGTTTTGTAATGCTTTTCCAAGGCAGAATCCTAAGAAGATTGAAGAACTGTTTGGTGATTATCTCTGGAATACGATCAGTATCCGAGATACAGCTCCCGCAAAAAAAGAGAATTTTTATCATGGAATTCTTCTGGGGCTTCTTGGTTATAAGTCTAATTGGCTGATCAAATCCAATGCGGAGTCCGGAATTGGATACAGTGACATTCTGGTGGAGGTGCCGGATAACCGTACCGGAATAGTGATTGAGCTGAAATATGCCGAGAACGGAAATATGGATGCCGCCTGCGAGGAAGCACTGAAGCAGATCGAGGACAGGGATTACACTGCCAGACTCCGGGACGATGGCATGCGTAATATTATTAAATATGGAATTGCCTGTTACAAAAAGAATTGCAAGGTGGTATTGGGATAA
- a CDS encoding AAA family ATPase, protein MGMFVNPDNSAFQVALNSEIYIDKSGLINYTNKVLNTLQGYICNSRPRRFGKSVTANMLTAYYSRGCDSEGLFADLEISKSADFKKYLNQFDVIHLDIQWCMEPAGGADQVVPYISEKTIAELKEYYPDALSEDAKSLPEALSQINALTGKKFIVIIDEWDVLIRDKATNTKAQEDYINFLRGMFKGTEPTKYIQLAYLTGILPIKKEKTQSALNNFDEFTMLSASRLAPYIGFTENEVQKLAKEYQQDFDEVKRWYDGYLLNEYQVYNPRAVVSVMLRGEFKSYWSETASYDAIVPLINMDFDGLKTAIIEMLSGAEVKVNTATFKNDTLNIKSRDDVLTYMIHLGYFGYNQKLKTAFVPNEEIRQELTAAVESRGWNEMLAFQQDSEHLLDATLDMDGMAVAAQIGKIHNEYVSVIQYHNENLLSSVLTFAYLSAMQYYFKPIRELPTGRGFADFVFIPKPEYSASYPAMVVELKWNKDSATALQQIKDKQYPESILNYTGDILLVGINYDKGTKEHQCMIEKYEKD, encoded by the coding sequence ATGGGAATGTTTGTTAATCCAGACAATTCTGCGTTCCAGGTTGCTTTGAATTCCGAAATATATATAGATAAAAGTGGTCTCATTAATTATACAAATAAGGTGTTAAATACGCTGCAAGGCTATATTTGCAATAGTCGTCCAAGAAGATTTGGGAAGTCTGTTACAGCCAATATGCTGACAGCTTATTACAGCAGAGGTTGCGATTCAGAAGGATTGTTTGCTGATCTTGAAATTAGCAAGAGCGCAGATTTCAAGAAGTATCTAAACCAGTTTGATGTAATTCATCTTGATATTCAATGGTGCATGGAACCAGCGGGGGGAGCAGATCAGGTAGTTCCGTATATTTCTGAGAAAACGATCGCAGAGCTTAAGGAGTACTATCCAGATGCTCTTTCAGAAGATGCTAAATCCCTGCCAGAAGCTTTATCACAGATCAACGCTTTGACAGGGAAAAAGTTTATTGTCATTATTGATGAATGGGATGTTCTTATTCGTGATAAAGCCACTAATACAAAGGCGCAGGAAGACTATATCAACTTCCTTAGAGGAATGTTCAAAGGAACAGAACCAACAAAGTATATCCAGCTTGCATATCTGACTGGCATCCTTCCAATCAAAAAGGAAAAAACGCAGTCTGCACTGAATAATTTTGACGAATTTACAATGCTGAGTGCAAGCAGACTTGCTCCATATATTGGCTTTACTGAAAATGAGGTACAGAAACTGGCGAAGGAGTATCAGCAAGATTTTGATGAGGTGAAGCGGTGGTATGACGGCTATCTCCTGAATGAATATCAAGTTTATAATCCCAGAGCAGTTGTCAGTGTGATGCTCCGAGGAGAATTCAAAAGTTATTGGTCAGAAACTGCTTCTTATGATGCAATCGTGCCACTGATTAATATGGATTTTGATGGACTTAAAACAGCCATCATCGAGATGCTGTCGGGTGCAGAAGTCAAGGTGAACACAGCGACATTCAAGAATGATACACTTAATATAAAAAGCAGGGACGATGTGTTGACTTATATGATTCATCTGGGTTATTTTGGGTACAATCAAAAATTGAAGACTGCTTTTGTTCCCAATGAAGAGATTCGCCAGGAACTCACTGCTGCAGTTGAAAGTAGAGGATGGAATGAGATGCTGGCCTTCCAGCAAGATTCAGAACATCTGCTTGATGCAACACTGGACATGGATGGAATGGCAGTCGCTGCACAAATTGGAAAAATCCATAATGAGTATGTGTCGGTAATCCAGTATCATAATGAAAATTTGCTGAGCAGTGTATTGACGTTTGCATACTTGAGTGCAATGCAGTATTATTTTAAGCCGATTCGGGAATTGCCAACAGGTCGAGGATTTGCTGATTTTGTATTCATACCTAAGCCAGAATATAGCGCATCTTATCCGGCAATGGTTGTTGAATTGAAGTGGAATAAGGATTCTGCAACCGCTTTGCAGCAAATAAAAGATAAGCAGTATCCTGAGTCAATCCTGAATTATACGGGTGACATTTTGCTTGTGGGTATCAACTATGATAAGGGTACCAAAGAACACCAATGTATGATTGAGAAATACGAGAAGGACTGA